Proteins found in one Labrus bergylta chromosome 8, fLabBer1.1, whole genome shotgun sequence genomic segment:
- the LOC109984187 gene encoding zymogen granule membrane protein 16-like, with translation MFFFLSFTLICTSSLASASTIGFSYSASVGNGGGISYATEGNGRITAIRVWERPNSFVTSLQLCYDYIWSERIGKAGGNLQEMQLYDDETIIQVSGKHSNFIFQLVFVTSRGRFFSAGSPTGFSFHFYPTDSKAGLRLLSGRYTSSGITSLGAHWGEVITNQYRGSRRR, from the exons atgtttttcttcctatccttcactttgatctgcactagCAGCCTGGCAAGTG CTTCTACGATAGGCTTCTCCTACTCTGCTTCTGTTGGTAATGGTGGCGGCATTTCGTATGCCACAGAGGGGAATGGGAGGATAACGGCCATCAGAGTCTGGGAGAGACCCAACTCATTTGTCACCAG TCTCCAGCTGTGCTATGACTACATTTGGTCTGAAAGGATTGGAAAAGCGGGAGGAAATTTACAAGAGATGCAACTTTATGATGATGAGACCATTATTCAG GTCTCTGGCAAACACAGCAACTTCATCTTTCAGCTGGTTTTTGTGACTTCCAGAGGCCGTTTCTTTTCTGCAGGCTCTCCAACAGGG TTCTCCTTTCACTTCTACCCGACTGACAGTAAGGCAGGGCTTCGTCTGCTGAGCGGCCGCTACACTAGTTCTGGGATAACTTCACTGGGAGCCCACTGGGGAGAGGTCATCACGAATCAGTACAGAGGAAGTAGAAGACGCTAG
- the ncoa7a gene encoding nuclear receptor coactivator 7 isoform X1, whose translation MGVAYSVGEVDHLYTFFVQWSPALYKKGDKKQPKPRYLIREKHQNRYLVVEKEKVAVINKLLSNSANSTANNWEIVKVQEAKRRLSLCSSDDSEAEEPEYQEEDEDILPVLGDHSQLLDDHQLKRLAAQMPARTQGYPWQLVYSTAIHGSSLKTLYRNMAGLDSPVLLVIKDMQQKVFGAFSSDPFKVSKYSYGTGETFLFSSNPEFQAYRWSGENSYFVSGNLESLQIGGGGGGFGLWLDADLYHGSSFSCPTFHNVSLSSQEDFIVQDLEVWTVQN comes from the exons ATGGGAGTTGCATACAGTGTCGGAGA GGTTGATCACCTTTACACCTTCTTTGTGCAGTGGTCTCCTGCATTATACAAGAAGGGGGACAAGAAGCAACCAAAGCCCCGCTATCTCATCAGGGAGAAACATCAGAACCGCTACCTGGTAGTGGAGAAGGAAAAGGTAGCTGTGATCAACAAGCTCCTCAGCAACTCTGCAAACAGCACTGCTAACAACTGGGAG ATCGTCAAAGTACAAGAAGCCAAGCGTCGACTGAGTCTGTGTAGCTCTGACGACTCTGAGGCAGAGGAGCCTGAGTACCAGGAAGAAGATGAGGACATCCTCCCTGTGCTGGGAGACCACAGCCAGCTGCTGGATGACCACCAACTGAAGAGA cttGCTGCTCAGATGCCAGCAAGGACCCAAGGGTATCCATGGCAGCTGGTCTACAGTACAGCTATCCATGGCAGCAGCCTGAAGACTCTGTACAGGAACATGGCCGGCCTGGACAGCCCTGTGTTGCTTGTCATtaaagacatgcagcaaaag GTCTTTGGTGCTTTTTCTTCTGATCCATTCAAAGTCAGTAAATACTCCTACGGCACAGGAGAAACCTTCCTGTTCAGCTCCAACCCTGAATTCCAG GCGTACAGGTGGAGCGGTGAGAATTCCTACTTTGTGAGCGGGAACCTGGAGTCTCTGCAGATTGGTGGCGGAGG GGGTGGATTTGGCCTGTGGCTGGATGCTGATCTGTACCATGGTTCAAGCTTCTCCTGTCCCACCTTCCACAATGTGTCTCTGTCATCGCAGGAAGACTTCATTGTACAAGACCTCGAAGTTTGGACTGTTCAGAACTGA
- the ncoa7a gene encoding nuclear receptor coactivator 7 isoform X2: MWYCGVSLLTEKSGAMKLLPKNIKVLYFARDCVEPYVQIVKVQEAKRRLSLCSSDDSEAEEPEYQEEDEDILPVLGDHSQLLDDHQLKRLAAQMPARTQGYPWQLVYSTAIHGSSLKTLYRNMAGLDSPVLLVIKDMQQKVFGAFSSDPFKVSKYSYGTGETFLFSSNPEFQAYRWSGENSYFVSGNLESLQIGGGGGGFGLWLDADLYHGSSFSCPTFHNVSLSSQEDFIVQDLEVWTVQN, from the exons ATGTGGTACTGTGGAGTGTCGCTATTGACAGAGAAATCAGGAGCTATGAAGCTGCTTccaaaaaatatcaaagtgcTTTATTTTGCTCGTGACTGTGTGGAGCCATATGTCCAG ATCGTCAAAGTACAAGAAGCCAAGCGTCGACTGAGTCTGTGTAGCTCTGACGACTCTGAGGCAGAGGAGCCTGAGTACCAGGAAGAAGATGAGGACATCCTCCCTGTGCTGGGAGACCACAGCCAGCTGCTGGATGACCACCAACTGAAGAGA cttGCTGCTCAGATGCCAGCAAGGACCCAAGGGTATCCATGGCAGCTGGTCTACAGTACAGCTATCCATGGCAGCAGCCTGAAGACTCTGTACAGGAACATGGCCGGCCTGGACAGCCCTGTGTTGCTTGTCATtaaagacatgcagcaaaag GTCTTTGGTGCTTTTTCTTCTGATCCATTCAAAGTCAGTAAATACTCCTACGGCACAGGAGAAACCTTCCTGTTCAGCTCCAACCCTGAATTCCAG GCGTACAGGTGGAGCGGTGAGAATTCCTACTTTGTGAGCGGGAACCTGGAGTCTCTGCAGATTGGTGGCGGAGG GGGTGGATTTGGCCTGTGGCTGGATGCTGATCTGTACCATGGTTCAAGCTTCTCCTGTCCCACCTTCCACAATGTGTCTCTGTCATCGCAGGAAGACTTCATTGTACAAGACCTCGAAGTTTGGACTGTTCAGAACTGA